Proteins encoded together in one Porites lutea chromosome 2, jaPorLute2.1, whole genome shotgun sequence window:
- the LOC140926709 gene encoding uncharacterized protein, whose product MWKFADDTTVSEIVPPSKQSALQQAVDFISSWSQENRLQLNPSKCKELQSCFTRSPPTHSPVELDGLAFELVNTAKVLGVTIRHDFKWNDHIFNVTSKAAKRLYLLSQLKRAGICASDLVLLYCSTIRSVLEYACQVFHSSLPYYLSEELERIQKRALRIIFPYASYISALKEASIPSLYDRRASLSSDLFNDIVLDINHKLAGLLPPKAEHHRQLRSNRKFNVPVCKTDRFKKSFIVSHSLRM is encoded by the coding sequence ATGTGGAAATTCGCCGATGACACTACTGTTTCGGAAATAGTACCACCATCCAAACAAAGCGCACTTCAGCAAGCTGTCGACTTTATCAGCTCCTGGTCTCAGGAGAACCGCCTGCAGCTGAATCCATCCAAATGTAAGGAGCTGCAGTCATGCTTTACGAGATCTCCTCCAACTCATTCTCCAGTTGAACTCGATGGCCTTGCTTTCGAGTTAGTCAACACGGCTAAAGTGCTCGGCGTTACCATAAGACATGATTTCAAATGGAACGATCACATCTTTAATGTAACCtcaaaggctgccaaaagaTTGTACCTCCTGAGTCAACTCAAACGAGCTGGTATCTGTGCGAGTGATCTTGTTTTACTTTACTGTAGTACCATAAGATCGGTTTTAGAATACGCATGTCAAGTATTTCACTCCAGTCTTCCGTACTATTTATCCGAGGAGCTGGAACGTATTCAGAAGCGCGCCTTGCGCATTATCTTTCCTTATGCAAGCTACATCAGCGCGCTCAAAGAGGCAAGCATCCCCTCTCTTTATGACAGGCGAGCGTCTCTATCGTCTGATCTTTTTAACGACATTGTTCTTGACATTAATCACAAGCTCGCAGGTCTGCTCCCACCTAAAGCTGAGCACCATAGGCAGCTGCGCAGCAATAGAAAGTTTAACGTGCCAGTGTGCAAGACTGatcgttttaaaaaatcttttattgttagccatagcctaagaatgtaa